Genomic window (Helianthus annuus cultivar XRQ/B chromosome 3, HanXRQr2.0-SUNRISE, whole genome shotgun sequence):
tctttctgtgcagctaatagtctttcattcagactattcttcaactcaatgctcttggcattgatcctaattggtttgactctttcctttcggcttagagcatcagcgaccacattcgttttacctggatggtagcgaatttcgcaatcataatcattcagagtttccatccaacgacgttgtctcatattgagctctttctgattgaacaagtgttgaagacttttgtgatccgagtagatcacacatttagttccatacaaataatgtctccacaactttagtgcgaatacaacgacacccaattctaaatcatgggtggtgtaattcttttcatgcactttcagttgtcgtgatgcataggcGATCACCTTGCCTCGCTGCATTAGTACACatcccataccggtgtgtgaagcatcacaatatatgACAAACTCTTCTACTCCTTCAGGTAAACATAACACCGGAGCATTGctcaatctttgcttaagaatctcaaaggattcttgttgctttGGACCCCAGTCAAATTTTACATTCTTACGGGTCAAGGAAGTTAATGGTGCAGCTATCctcgagaagttctcaatgaatcttctataatatccagctaaacccagaaagctgcgaatttctgtaggcgtctttggtgcttcccaattcataatggcttctatcttggcgggatctacttggataccacgctcactaacaacatgtccaaggaattggacttcacgaagccagaactcgcacttggagaatttagcatacaacttCTCCTGTCGAAGCAATCCTAGGATACatcgaaggtgcttctcgtgatcAACTTGGCTACGAGAATAgataagtatgtcgtctataaagacaatgataaacttatctaagtatggtttgcagactctattcatgaggtccatgaatgctgcaggtgcattagtgagcccgaaaggcatcactaaaaACTCAAAATGTccatacctcgttctgaatgctgttttaggCACATCTTCAGTTCTCACcttaagttgatgatacccagacctcaaatcaatcttcgaaaaatagCTCGCCCCTTGGagttgatcgaataaatcatcgatcctgggcaaaggataacaattcttgatcgttaccttattcaattcacggtaatcaatgcataagcgcattgatccgtccttctttttcacaaagagtattggagctccccagggcgaagagctggGTTGATAAAACCTTTCTCTAGTAAGTCGTCAAGTTGCGTCCTGAGCTCTTTCATTTCCGTAGGTGCTAGATGATAAGGAGCTCGTGCAATAGGTGCAGATCCTGGTAGAATGTCTATCCTGAACTCTACTTGCttctcaggaggtaatccagctaactcgtcaggaaagacatcGGGATATTCAGAGATGataggaatgtcttcaatcttagGCTTCGGATCATTcacagtcacttgtgccatgtaaatgacacatccgCTCTTCAAACACTGCGATACCTTGAGAATAGACACATTGCTGGGCAACCCGTATtgcgtatctccttgaatagtgactGATTCGCCAGAAGGGGTTTTGATAATAACTAGCTTTTTATCACagacaatttgggcttggttatgcgataaccaatccatgcctaaaactatatcaaacccagccaatttcattggcaagaGGGATAGCGGGATAaaatgattcttaatggatatagaGCAGCCATCAAGAAGAATTGAAgttgtttctaaggtaccatcagcaaGCTCTACCTtatattttatgtctagagtcttaataggcaaATTCAGTAACTTACAGAATTTAtgatctacaaaagacttatcagcaccgaaatcaaataagactctagcataattattattgatgaggaaggtacctgttatgacgttcTCGTCGTTCAACGCTTCCCTCGCGTTCATCTGAAAGACTCTCGCGTTGTTCTTCTTCGCCTCCTCGGGCTTCTTAGCATTCTTGGGGCaattggttttgatgtgccccttttcattgcaaccatagtaGGTTGCATCCTTGATATTTCGGCACTAAACAGACTTGTGCCCTTTCTTTTTGCAGATCCCACATGGTTTGGCCTGTGGGTCTTggttgcactttccaaagtgcctTTTGTGACATATCTTGCACCTGGGCCTATCATTTGACTGCCCCTTTTTGTAACCAGAGTTCCCTTTGCCCTTTTTGTTCGACTGAGGAGACTTGTCTTCCTCTCTTTTCCTCTTCCCTTCATCGGTAACCTTCTTCGCCCTACTCCTCACaacatccagagtgagggacaaagatagatCCACAACAGATCTATAAGTGGCTGGCTTAGAGGCCTTAACATTCCCTTTTACTTCAGGGgccaaaccaccgatgaaacgcgcaatgcgtttgggTTCAGGAGTGACTAAATATGGCACAAGTCTTGACATTGAATTGAAGCTAGTCACATAAGATCTACAATCCAGATCCTTCATCACTAAGGTGAGGAAATCAGTTTCTATCCTCTCGACTGCATGTTGAGGACAATAAGTATCCTTCACCAAATCAACAAACTTGCTGCAAGAAAGATTGTACAAAGAAACCTTTCCTGTGGCTTGCACTAAGGCTTTCCACCAGGTGAGGGCATCGCCCTTAAATGATTGAGTcacatacttcactatatcctCCTTAGCACATCTGCTGATGTCTATCACTGTCTCTATTTCGTCCAACCATTTCGTATAATCGATTGCTCCTTTTTCTCCCGTAAAATCTCTTGGTTtacaggagacaaagtacttgtaggtacaACCCTTGGTGTACCTGGGAGTCGGCTCAAGGATAATTTGCCTCTTTGGCTCACTTCCTTAATTAGATGAGTGTTGAGACTCACTCTTCTTATGAATATGAGATTGAGAATGGGATTTTGAATGAGTTTGAGACCGAAAAACACTTGGTTCTTTAAATTTAGCATCCACCGCCTGAGTAACTGCTGCGGTGATCATTGCTTGCAGTTCGGCACCAGTGATATTAATCCTGGTGTTGTTGCCTTCTACAGGATGACTGTTTGCTTCATCCGAGCCAGCCATTTTTGAATACTATATTAAACAATGATGATATTTAAATTATATAGCGTATCATCGCATTGATGATCAGATGGTCATGATATTATTAAACCATATAGACCATTTTAAATAGATTAATCAAATCATAATTTCCCTAGGCTACAATAGAACCATAATAAGCAATTTATAGGATATAATCCTTTATATTTATTAGATAGAGGATATAAATCACATTTGTCAATGTCATGGAAGACATTTTTATTTAGCACAAGGCTCGTCTCGAAGGACATTtagatggcacaaaaggccttgtcacATGGACGATTAAAACATAACCAACGATCTCTCGGATCATTGATCTTTTAAGGGTCGAACATAGTTCATCGCCTTATTGATAAGAAGTTTATAATAAAAACTATCATTGTCATTATTACACCTTTGCTTATAAGcatacatctcaaatggatgttttggtGTATACATCATATTGATGTTTATTTTCCATGATTCACATTGATCATATAGGCTATATATGAGTGACTTGAAAAACTCAAGTACATTTGGAAGCTTGTGTGGTTTCTCGTACCGCAcagccaagaatgttaacatgttttcagatgttaacagagatttattgtcataaaaaggttgtaccatcatagccattTTAATAatttggctaggttatacctctaagaaAATTTCTCTGGCAAGTCAATAAAAATTGAAATGATAAGGCATGATGATGTATTAAAGTACATAATTAAAATCCAAagaaatttcattaaacattaAACTACTACAagtgccctaaacgggtcttaaaAAGAACATACTACCCACGTAGGGGCTACAGAAACAGAAAAtgagtcctcgcagggactaggTACTGAAAAcaaaatgtcctcgcagggacttgattgaaaatAAAATAATGTCCTCATAGGGACTTGATTAAAAGACATTACAAGATAAAGTAACTTCCTATTTCTTCTTGCCCTTAATAAGGCTTGCAAGGCCTTTGAGAAAGCTACTATGCTGCTTCTTGGTTTTGTTTGCCTCATGCTCAACCCTATCTAACCTTTCCAAGATCTCCTGAGTTTGCTGCTGCtggggaggaggaggttgctgGTAAGGCGGGTATTGATAACCCTGTACCGGGTATCCAGTTGGATAAACTGGAGggtaagaagaagaagaagaagaagaagggtaAAGATGATGGTATTGTGCAGCTGTAAGGTACGGATCATGAGTTCCATAATCCGATGGATATCCCGATGGGTTTTCGAAAGGATTGTACCCAGAAGAACCTGGGTAAGTCGGGattgggttatcgaaacccattggcagtggtggtggtgcaTAAGAAGTTGGCGGAGGATCATTCTCCGGCACCGCGTGCGAGGGTCCACCCATTTGGGGATCCTTGGGAATAGGAGGGTAAGAACTTGAACCCTGAGGAGAACTGAAACGAGGTCCTCCTCGCACGGATATCCACGCATTCCTCCTTCGCCTCGGAGGCTCGGGAGGTGGCTGAGGTGGCTGTTGAGGCGGCTCCTCAACAGGAAGTGGTGGAGGtgaaactgcttgaagctgaggTTCAACCAAAGGAGGTTGAGCTGGAGAGTTATGGTACGAAGGAGTAAAGTACCAATCATATGTGGCCATTCTCTCTTGGTATGAATCGGGCCCACGGTACGGTGATCCCTGAAATGGGGAACCGCTTGAGATGCTAATCGGGTGTCCCGGTGTTCCGGTTTGCATTTCTGGGTCCGGATCGTCGTCCATCTCCATTTCCTGAGAAAAGTGATCCTCAGGTCCCAAAGGGTTGTAGCCCAAAAAGTCGTTGACATAATCATTCGGATGAAACTGTGCCGGGGAGTAGGTAGAATCCGAATGGTGGAAGGAATGAGAGTGCAACGAATGGTAAGATTGGTAAGATTCATGGGAGTGATGGGAGTGTTGAGAATGTTGCGAATGTTGAGGCTCGTCTGGAACAAGCGGCCCGAAAGATGGATGGAATGAAGGAGATGAGGTCAACGAGACAGAGTGTCTCGCTGGTTCGAAAGAGCGACCCCACTGATTGCGGGAGTCAGAACTGGAAAGTGACGCAGACGGAGTGCGTCGATGTGAAGGTCCTGCTGATGGTCCCCCTCGCATGGGAccctttcctttacccctaactCTTGGCGGCATGGTAGCTGATTATTCCTGTCAAAACAAGAAAAACGAAACAAGATAAAATATAAACAGCGAAGGAAAGTTAAGAATAAATCCTAGGTCATGGCCTAGACTTGaaagtctaaggaatgtgcttattgtgtcattgagattaaacacaaaaggttagtgtttaattcactcaatgttggctctgataccaacctgtctcaccccgatatttttacatattactggtgggcccggcggggagtatcgtgacgtagttgatatcatcattgtcaatatacacaatataatagcacagcggaaggcttggtgaataaactattacaaaccataatgtctgagtgttcgagtgaaagaatatacagactggaatgtaatacgATCCACAAGCGGATTAtaaaagtacaaagaaacaaaataacagacttcaggtatctatggatttgcaagatcctcttaagacacctaatagctccagcctattacaagaggtacctgtcaatcagtctttaaAAAATACGCCAGTATaaactggtaaatacaattaactgactcttttgaaaacatttatgaaaattgatttaagtgcacatggcacaaatcttttataacttgggataattatttaaaaataatcttgtatacagatttatatgtttgtcatacaattggggccggttggaagccggtcgtgattaaccgactaaccacttatagaacccacaaaggagttatccccaacatgtgggtttacATATTATTTAGCATTTgaatctgtcaggtgtatgcctacaccccgtgcataggtcgtggccattttcaaatgaaatgagccgaggattaGGGTTGTTCACGAGCCGAGTCGAACTGAGCgcacctttgctcgtgcttggctcgttttcaaaccgaaccgagcggagcggctcatttaaaaccgaaCTTCAAATCAAGCTAGCATTTTTCGAGCAGTAAAGTttccgagcgagcgtcgagcgaagttcgagcgattGGACAATCGTGTCGCCCAATTTAAATTTGTTgagagagatagtgacaatgttgggtctcaagtttttatgtctttaaaaacatgcacatttcatggcataatatttttcttatgaataacaatgttgtggctgacgagccgatgatcatattgcacgaacaattacGTTGAGAGCAGGAGGCGATCGACTTAGGGCaacgacatgaaacattgaggcgatgaACAGACTGTCGTTTatcggtttagggtttaacttttagttttgattttaattttttattggcgtggttgggctagtacgtatagatatagttgtaaatttgtatatagttgaccaaaatctaatagattggtacatataaaactataaatttaatttatatttaagtatatatgtatgtgtaagtgtgtatatatatataggtgtatgTGTGTACAATTTATATttgtgtgtatatacatgtttatagatatatgtgtatatgtatatgtatatgtatatgtatactaattaaaataataattcgagtcgaaccgagccgagcggacctttgctcatgcttggctcgtttacaaaccaaaCTGAGCAAAGCGGTTCCTTTGCAACCGAGTGTCAAATCGagcgagcattttccgagcaatttccaaacgagcgtcgagcgagcgacgagcgatttgaacggccctaccgaggatatccaggacacggtcgtattaacccccaatgtttatgttatcaaagaaaacagattaaaacgggttatgtaaatttatt
Coding sequences:
- the LOC110932381 gene encoding uncharacterized protein LOC110932381 yields the protein MAGSDEANSHPVEGNNTRINITGAELQAMITAAVTQAVDAKFKEPRSEPKRQIILEPTPRYTKGCTYKYFVSCKPRDFTGEKGAIDYTKWLDEIETVIDISRCAKEDIVKYVTQSFKGDALTWWKALVQATGKVSLYNLSCSKFVDLVKDTYCPQHAVERIETDFLTLVMKDLDCRSYVTSFNSMSRLVPYLVTPEPKRIARFIGGLAPEVKGNVKASKPATYRSVVDLSLSLTLDVVRSRAKKVTDEGKRKREEDKSPQSNKKGKGNSGYKKGQSNDRPRCKICHKRHFGKCNQDPQAKPCGICKKKGHKSV
- the LOC110932382 gene encoding extensin-like; its protein translation is MPPRVRGKGKGPMRGGPSAGPSHRRTPSASLSSSDSRNQWGRSFEPARHSVSLTSSPSFHPSFGPLVPDEPQHSQHSQHSHHSHESYQSYHSLHSHSFHHSDSTYSPAQFHPNDYVNDFLGYNPLGPEDHFSQEMEMDDDPDPEMQTGTPGHPISISSGSPFQGSPYRGPDSYQERMATYDWYFTPSYHNSPAQPPLVEPQLQAVSPPPLPVEEPPQQPPQPPPEPPRRRRNAWISVRGGPRFSSPQGSSSYPPIPKDPQMGGPSHAVPENDPPPTSYAPPPLPMGFDNPIPTYPGSSGYNPFENPSGYPSDYGTHDPYLTAAQYHHLYPSSSSSSSYPPVYPTGYPVQGYQYPPYQQPPPPQQQQTQEILERLDRVEHEANKTKKQHSSFLKGLASLIKGKKK